CGCTGACCTTGATGAGACTGTAACTGTTAATGACTACTCTGAGGTTCGTTCTTGGATTATCGAGAACAAGGAGTACAAGGATCTTGCAGTTGACAAGGCTTGGGCTGGTGATGTTAATGGTGATGGCTTCTTCACTGTTGCTGACTTGACTCAGATTTCTAATATCATCTTCTACGGTGACCCTGCTGGTGAGAAGGTTGAGGAAACTGAGGGTGGTACAACAAGAGCTCGCGTTGTAAGAAGTGCTACTTCTGCTGATGGTGAACTTGCTGTTACCAAGACTGGTGAGGAAACTACCGTATTCGGTAAGACTGTTCAGATTGCAGTTGAGGTGGCTCATCAGGCAACATTCACTGCTGGTCAGTTCGATATCCAGTTGCCAGCTGGCATGAAGCTCGTAGGTCAGACATTGTCAGATCGTGCTAATGGTCATGAGTTGTTGAGCAACGAGATTGCAGACGGCAAGTATCGCTTCTTGGCTTCTACTATCGACAACAATGCATTCAATGGCAACAGTGGTGCTATCGTAGTGCTTAGCGTCGAGGTAGGTAGTGATTACAATGGCGGCGATATCCAGGTATCTAATGTCATCTTCTCTGATGCAAAGGGACGCTCTTATAGCATTACTAGAGGCATCGGTGATGGTACAGGCGAGACCACAGGTATCAACGCAATCACTGCACCTACTATGAAGGAGCGTATCTTCTCTATCGGTGGTATGGTGAAGAAGTCTATCCAGAAGGGTATTAACATCATCGTTGGTGAGGATGGTACTGCTCGCAAGGTAGTTAAGAAGTAATAATAAAAAGAATAGTTGAGGGTATCAGTTGCTGCTTTCCCTCTGGAAAAAGGCAACTGATACTTGATACCTTTTCTTCAAGATTAAAACAACATTTAAAATTATAATAATATGAAGAAATTATTCAACACACTGATGTTTCTCGCATTGGGCAGTGCCGCAACTTATGCTGATAACACGCTCAGAATCGCTGATTTCGTAATCAACGCCGGAGAACAGAAAACATTGGAAATTGAACTCAATAATGATGATAACGCATTATCTTCATTGCAGTTTGATATAGCACTTCCTAAGGGATTGACTTACGTAGATGGTAGTGTTGTTAAGGCAACAGATCGTATCACTCGTACCAGTCATACCGTAAAGGTTGTTGCGCAGAAGAACGGAGACTATCGTTTTGGTATCTTCTCTAATGAGGCTCAAGACAAGGCTCAGGTAGCTATTGCTGGTAAGGCTGGTGCCATCCTTTCTATTACAGTGAAGGCTGAGGAGAATTGCGAAGGTGGTGTTATCACTTTCAATGAGATTACTGGTAGTGATGCTACTGTAGCTGGTAAGGTTGAAAAGGTTCCTGTAAAGGGCGTTGCTGGTAAGGCTTCAGTTTCTGCAGGTGAGTTGGCAGTAACTAGCACAAAGAATCTTTTCCTTGCTGGTAAGAAGGTTGTTGTTGACTTCAACGTCAAGAATGATGTGAAGTTGTCAGGCATGTCTGCTATTGTTACTCTTCCAGAGGGTGTTACATTTGCAGAAGGTGACAAGGTGGTTTACGGCAAGCGTCTTTCTGAAAACGTAGTTGCTGATGTTGCTGCTGTAGAAGGTAAGACAAATACTTATAAGTTGACTCTTAGCTCTTTCACAAATGATGTATTTGCAGAAGGTGATGCTCTCTTTGGCTTGAATCTCGTTGCAGGTGAAGGCTTCAAGGGTGGTGACTTGGTTCTTTCTGAGGTGAAGTTCGCTAATCCTAAGGGTATCGAATTCTTGGTAGAGAACGCATTTGCTTATAAGTTGAATGCTACTCTCGTTGGTGCAGATAAATGGTCAATTAATGATGTTTATGACGTTGTTTCTGTTATGAAGGGTGTAAAGGTGCATCCTGATGCTGATATGACAGAAGATGGTCAGGTAAATATCAATGATGTTTATTCTGTAGTTGGATTAATGAAGTAGTATAATTTTAAAAAAATGAATATTATGAAAAAGAATATGTTCGTAGCAAAGTTGGGTATGTTCCTGATGATGCTTTTCGGTAGTGTTTCTATTGTTAATGGTGCGGATCTCGTTCAGTTGGCTGCGCCTACAATTACAGTCGATGGTCCTATCAAGATGATTCCTGGAATGGAAGCTGAAATTTCCATTAACTACGAGAGTAAAGATGAGTACTCTGGTTACCAGATGAAGGTTGCTTTGCCTGAAGGTCTTTCAGTAGTAGAGGAAAAGGACGAAGAGGGTGAGATTGTCTATGGTACTCTTGGTGATGCTTGCTCTGCTAAGTATCATGCTTCAGATATTTCATTCAAGGACAATGAGATTTTCTTCATCGTATTTAGTGTAAAGAACACTATGTTGAAGAAGGGTACATTGTGCAAGTTCAAGGTTAAGGCTAATGAGAAGTTGGCTAAGGACGCTAAGATTGAGCTTAGAGAAGTAATGTTTGCTGCTATTGGTGTTACCAGCGGTTATCTTACTTTGCCAGAAATCACAGTCAACAACATCAAGGACGAGTGGGATGCTAACGAGGCTGCAAATACCAAGATCAATGAGGCTCTCATGACTACAATGACTGCATTGGATGCTGCTGATGCTACAATCAACGAAACCTGCCTTGAGTCTTTGAGAGAAGGTTATCTCGACAAATTGGCTGACTGCGCTACCGTTATCAACCAGAAGGGTATGGAGTTGAGCGCCAAGTATGCTGCTATCGAGTTAACAGAGAAGGATGTTGAGGACTTCGTTGCAGTTTGCGCTGAGACTCAGACAAAGATTCAGGCAATCCTTGATGAGGCTGCTGCGATGACTAAGAAGTTCGAGACTAACGAGGCTGCTAACGCTACATTCCAGGCTGCCTTTACTGAGATTTCTACTCTGTTGAATGACGCTGATGCTAAGATCAACGATGAGTGCCCAGACGTTAAGGATACTTATCTTGATCAGTTGGCAGAAATTGCAACTCAGGTTAATCAGAAGGGTATGGAGCTTGGTTCTCTCTACGCTGCTGTTGAGTTGACACAGGAAGTAGCTGATAAGGCTGCTGCTGAAATCAATGCATTTGCTGCTCAGATTAAGGATATCGTTGCTGCTGCTGTTAAGGCTCAGAATGAGATTGCTACTGGTATCCATGGTATCAATGCAGACTTCCAGAATGCTGAGGCTGTTTACTCTATCGGTGGTGTTCGTCTGAACAAGGCTGCTAAGGGTGTGAACGTAGTTATCAGAAATGGTAAGGCTATTAAGGTTGTGAAGTAGTACGAGTGACTTCCCCTATCCGCTGATAGGTGTAATAGTAAGAAAAAAGTATAAATTTAAGAGGGGCATCGCAAGATGCCTCTCTTTTTTGTTTGATTAGCATGTATGTTGTCTAATGGGTGCAAGACAGTAAACCAAGAGGTTGTGGAGTCTGAAGGTTAGTGCCTTACCCCGAGAGACCCATCCCTATTTCCTTTTTTGAAGAAAGTCGTTGATTTTCTTTGCGTTTCCAATAAAAAAGTGTATCTTTGCGACAGAATTGCAATATTGCGTCCACGACCATATAAAACGTAAGAAGATGGCAAGGTTTATAGATCCACGTGGAGGCAGAGTGTATGGATATATTTGATTGTTGGATTTATATAATGAAGAATATGAACATGTTTGAGCAGATGCCATTCAGCGAGAAGTATCCAGTCTTCCGCAAGTTGGCAGAAATAGGCGACCTCCGCAAGCTTTCCCGCGAAGAACTTGAGCTTTATGACGAGGACATCAAGAATATGCGTGATATATACGCCACCAGAAAGTTTGATGAGAAAAGAGGAATGGAAAAAGGGCGTGCAGAAGGAATGGCTGAAGGAATGGCGAAAGGAATGGCGAAAGGTGAACTGTCTAAAGGTTTGGAAGTAGCCCGTAACTTGTTGGCAATGGGTATGTCTTGGACTCAAATCATACAAGCTACTGGATTAACGGAAGACCAGCTGAAGCAACTTCAGTCGTAGTGTATGTACATATCCACTAGGCGTTTCTCTTAGCATAAGTTACCCGTCAGGTGTTTCTCTGAATTTCAAATTGCTGGAGCACCTGACGGGTAAAATCTTTCTACCTGAGTTGTGTTTCAGCCCCAAAACCGAACAGGTCTAAAATCTGTGTCATTATCCTCCCATACTTCTTCCTTTTCTTCTTTTAAAAAGAAAATCCCAGAATTTCTTGGCAGTTTCAATAAAAAAGTGTATCTTCGCAGCAGAAATGCAATATTGCGTCCACGACCTTATAAAACTTAAGAAGATGGCAAGATTTATAGACCCACGTGTCGATTGGGCTTTCAAGCGAATCTTTGGAAGCGAGGACACGAAAGAATGCCTGATAACATTCCTGAACGGACTGTTTGAAGACGAGTTGGTAATCAAGGACGTGACGTTTGCCAAGACCGAAAAACTTGGCTTGCGCCCCGATGACCGTGGTGTGGTCTTCGATGTCTATTGCATCACAAACGAGGACAAGCATATCATCGTCGAGATGCAGAAGAAAGAACAGGAATACTTTGCCGACAGGGCATTGTATTACACGGCACGTGCCATTGTGCAGCAGGGGGTTCGTGGAATCTGGGACTATCACTTGGCTCCAGTCTATACGGTATGTTTCATGGATTTCGTGTCGTCGAGTCCGATATTAAAGAAGTTTCGCACCGACTTGGTGCTTACCGATTTGCAGACACGCCAGCTAGTGTCCGACAGGATGCGTATTGTGTACCTCCAACTGCCCTTGTTCGACAAGCATACGGAGGCAGAGTGTATGGATATATTTGATTGTTGGATTTATATAATGAAGAATATGAACATGTTTGAGCAGATGCCATTCAGCGAGAAGTATCCAGTCTTCCGCAAGTTGGCAGAGATAGGCGACCTCCGCAAGCT
The Segatella copri DNA segment above includes these coding regions:
- a CDS encoding transposase, whose protein sequence is MKNMNMFEQMPFSEKYPVFRKLAEIGDLRKLSREELELYDEDIKNMRDIYATRKFDEKRGMEKGRAEGMAEGMAKGMAKGELSKGLEVARNLLAMGMSWTQIIQATGLTEDQLKQLQS
- a CDS encoding Rpn family recombination-promoting nuclease/putative transposase, with the protein product MARFIDPRVDWAFKRIFGSEDTKECLITFLNGLFEDELVIKDVTFAKTEKLGLRPDDRGVVFDVYCITNEDKHIIVEMQKKEQEYFADRALYYTARAIVQQGVRGIWDYHLAPVYTVCFMDFVSSSPILKKFRTDLVLTDLQTRQLVSDRMRIVYLQLPLFDKHTEAECMDIFDCWIYIMKNMNMFEQMPFSEKYPVFRKLAEIGDLRKLSREELELYDEDIKNMRDIYATRKFDEKRGMEKGRAEGMAEGMAKGELSKGLEVARNLLAMGMSWTQIIQATGLTEDQLKQLQS